One Vicia villosa cultivar HV-30 ecotype Madison, WI linkage group LG5, Vvil1.0, whole genome shotgun sequence genomic window, gaagaacacacaagaattaatagagggattcatcttcatcaatggaatgtcttcaattggtaaagaattggccttcaattgttgttcttgattgcaaactcagaatgctctcctaatttcgctcttcacaaagttctctaaccaccctttttctcttggaaactagggcttttaaacagaatttttgggcttttaacgccgagaccgcggcgcggcaacggactggcgcggcgcgctcacAAACAGAAACTTTGGCGCGACGCGACCTTTGCATaaaccaactttttcctttgcctttgagacttcaagctctctatcctcctcatgttcttcttaagttccaatttagctcaaaacctgcaacaataacacccacaagtgattcgatttgctttatacatgaactaaacttattcagttcaattcttcataaaaacccatggattcatcacattttgcattggtttggagactaaatcacttctattaacacctgaatttaccattaatttactcctaacaaactctccccaacttagagttttgtttgtccctaaacaaaattacttacctccagcaaagtttaccgacaatcatgcaacaggtttttcaaaaagtttttctcaagtggttcaatccagtaaccaagtcaaatactcttcttctacctgcaaactcagaacatccacatgaaacaaacgttgaaagcaaattacctccagaagttcaaaacactacacaattgtaattgaatcagcactaatcactctcataaaaaagtatgatgaataaaagaggggttaaacactcatccaaacaattaaatcaacaaagatccatatcatacgttcaccaaattgctcgcatcaagtcttgtggaatctgagaatcaaaaggtctttctatggttgtaatgtggtttagattcaaagaaaagaagataatcaagggttgttcctaatatagggaagcatccaattcataacttatttctttttctctaaaactctacttcctttacctgtccatcttttttcattcgtagcttggtttttctttttcacttttttttttcaacaaccgttatattctaacgttgttacttctcttttttttttttttcaagctacgacttttttatctttcaccgattaccataagtacttactcttcttttgaatgtgactctccccaacttggagatcaacctgtattcagattatatgaatgctcccctactttctaaaaaggtcaaagagaaaacacatcaccaaattttatggttgatggtccaaaacaaaactttttattgagatcaaacctCACCAGCTAttttcttggtgcatattatgatacttaccttgacctcaggctcaaagaatggttagcaaaggatcacactctcacagaagaaaataatttttacggtggagtcggctcaaagaactctaaaattcaaacaattgcctaaatcacttccacagatttccacagacgatgcaacaaccggtttagcatgatacgaacaagtcaaaataattgatggtctcctgcatatagttaacaatggaaagctttcctcacaatggttaaggctaagctgatccaataaacaatgtaccataaagaacttctgacagtatttactaacaccttaagtttcattgcacacattaggagtttgagttcaaaaaatCATACCTgccttgttacttattgaaaaagagagtgaaactggaaaattttgaacattcacttcctaccactttcatacatgttgcttcattgttgatactttgcttgagattctcgttttgttacgggactacttactctaactaggagtacataattttaaaaaaaaaaacagaaactagaaactttgaacaattcaaaaataaatagctccaccccccaaacttgaactaaacattgacctcaatgtttcgtaacaagtccgagagggtgacttacagagagtaacgcaatatcaattgctgcctcctagctttcaccagacgggttccccgatttttttctgaaataaaaactaaacaaaacaaaacattagaagtgtgggttacctcccacaaagtgcttcgtttaacgtcgcatggctcgacggttcatgctttcaaggaactgaaaattgtgcatgttgctccactcccccgaagaaatcttttaaccgttttccattaacggcgccaatttgttgaaagtatttttgggtaaatattttcggtaatatatcgtatccacagggattggttaatatcacagTTCTAGTTGGTATGAGTTCATTCTTGTCATTCCGGATTACcgtcatgcctcccttctttggaacaacttgtactggacttacccatgcactatcagaaattgggtaaatcattcctgcttctaggagtttgatcacctctttccttactacctctttcattgttggattTAGCCTTCTTTGTGGTTGGGCCACTGGTTTGAAgtcttcttctaacataatcttgtgcatgcaatatgCAGGGCTGATACCTTTCAAATCTGCCAATACCCATCCGATTGCTGCTTTATTCTTTTGAAGGATTTGTATGAGTCTTGCCTCTTCTGTAGCATTTAACTTTGAGCTAATAATGACCGGCTTACTTCCCTCTTcatctaaaaatacatatttCAAATGAGTTGGGAGCAATTTTAATTCTAGCTTTGATTCTTTTACTTCTTTGTTTAGCTCCAAATCCTCCACTTTGTCTTCTTTGTTGGATATGTTGCCACCtttctctaattcttttagaaacaactcaatttctttttcttcttcttgagtgagTACATTAACTGAATCAACAAGAGACCTCTCTAAAGGGTTAGAGAGATGAATTTGGCTCGCCACTCCTTCGACACTTGCTTCAGTTACATCCATGCGAAAACAATCATTCTTGTCTTTGGGTTGTTTCATAGCATCAAAAAGGTTAAaacatacctcttcatcttggactCTTAGCTTCATTATACCGTCGTCGATGTcaatcatcatccgggctgttctcatgaatggtcttccaaggaTGATAGGtgaatctttatcttcttccatatcaatcACCACAAAATCCACCGGAAACAGAAATTTGTCAACTttcactaacatgtcttgtgcaatTCCATACGGGAGAGTGGTAGATTTATCTGCTAGTTGCAAAGTCATTCTTGTTGCCTTCATTTCAATATTTCCCATCCGCTTTACTATTGATAAAGGAATTAAATTTATGCTTGATCCGAGATCaatcaatccattcccaatatcTTGATTTCCTATTGTGACCGGTAAAGTAACTCTTCCAGGATCTCTCGCCTTTTGAGGGAGGCGTGATATGATagcactacattgtgcatcaagtataataacctcttcttcttccggtcttttcttctttgtcaagatatctttcataaatttcgcgtattttggcatttgggcaatagcttcagagaatgggatattaatttgtagttgcttaaaaatttccataaacctggcatattgtctcgcgttgtctttctttgaaggagcatgaggatatggcaaatgttgacttggaatcgtgttgttcgccatcttatctttagcactccttctttttaatttctccttcttgaCTTCTCTACTCATATCTTCCTCTTCAGCCCCCTTGTTAATAATTTcgtattcttcatcttctccatcatgtttttcatctTCCTTTTCTTTATCGTCTTCGACCTCATTATTTTCCGTCTCATCCTTGCCACCTTTTTGTCCAGACCTTGTTACCACTGCTTTGCAATGTTCCCTTgggttctcttgagtgttggccgagaaagttgcatttgattgattagttgcaatctgcttagcaagttggcccacttgagtttctaaactctttatagctgcttcttgattcttttgatttgtcatggacatttgcataaattgtgtcatagtttcttctagctttgattgtcctccttgttgcggtggtggttgagtgtacggttggaatgcttgttgttgatacccttgattcggtggcctttgttggtacccttgattgttatatcttggtggataaccttgttggtatggctgattttgatattgattcggcctttgtccttggttattattcatgtaattcacttcttcttcttgcactggtggacagaatcctgtttgatgatctcccttgcataattcgcacttagcaacttgatatgaattagataccccgttcagctccttgatctgttgtggtaatttagacatttgttgtgtcaaaagctcgacttgtgaagttagcaatttgttctgagcaagtagagcatcactgttgttcaactctaacattccgggtttcttatctcttactgttcgatcatgattgccttgacgatcatttagagccattcgctctattatctgagtagcttcttcaggtgttttggacatgagagaaccaccagctgtggcgtccaaaagtgtcttgtttgtagctgtgagaccgttacggaacatatggatttgatcgACGTCTGTAaagccgtgtcctttgcactttctcaacatagctttatacctttcccatgcttcatttaaagattcattactaccttgagaaaatactgctattgctgtttttgcttcgaagaatcggttttgagagtaaaacctttccagaaatttttcttccaatgtgttccaattagtcatcactgcttcgggttgatccagataccaatcttttgccttagatagcaaagagtgtgggaacaacctcttaaataatgcttcctcatcagcttgagcgacacccgtagtacctgctaactcatagaatcgagtaagatgcgtgtacgggtcttcatggtccaatccggcgaaaggacttgcacaaatcaattgtatgataccggtcttcagttctgccggtcgcccgttggcggcagttctagcgaactgaggattgagtcttgaactattagcacatggaccattagcagccatgttgacaatagtaggttgtataaaaacttccggttcttcctccgtgaatagttcgtgaaagaagaatccttcttgcgactcgtcaatcgtttcaagttgttgtgccgatgtcgcggttgcgttgtctcttgcttttgctatgtttgctcttcttcgtgctttgctatttaacctcctagcggtcctttcgatctcgggatcaaaaagaagttgatcgctagaaactttgctgcgcatacacgatcttctgcaaaaactagcaaacacgtgaaacaaccaaatagagaaaataaaacttaaaactcaaaataagaactattgcaatgcgtgcaatattgacaccaatccccggcaacggcgccaatttgttgaaagtatttttgggtaaatattatcggtaatatatcgtatccacaaggattggttaatatcactgccgttctatagttgtttattttgagttaggaaaattgagtttggtttgttttatacttctaatatcaaaaacaaataataaaataaaagcaagtaaaggactttgtgttaacaattaaagaaagatgttgagcctttagggttcatcaacctaatcctatacaattattaattattcacaatagaacaatcctttgaatcattatcttcacttatcctcaaataagattccatgtctgcaaatcaaattagataacttttaccggtatgagattcgatctctccaaatatcaataacgataatagtaattaagaacgataattatgaaaacccaattacaattccatctctgcaaattgcaattgaatcaatatagtaacctagggcaaaagttaaatcctttctttcgatcaaagattcaacgataatttaagaataaaaacaaggtttcttattgataatgaattcaaataattgttcacaggaattaatcaatggtattgtatattcataggttaactactaccttagactcaacaagagggatttagctctccatagacatgaagaacacacaagtattaatagagggattcatcttcatcaatggaatgtcttcaattggtaaagaattggccttcaattgttgttcttgattgcaaactcagaatgctctcctaatttcgctcttcacaaagttctctaaccaccctttttctcttggaaactagggcttttaaacagaatttttgggcttttaacgccgagaccgcggcgcggcaacggactggcgcggcgcgctcacAAACAGAAACTTTGGCGCGGCACTGActagaactctcgcggcgcgacctttgcataaaccaactttttcctttgcctttgagacttcaagctctctatcctcctcatgttcttcttaagttccaatttagctcaaaacctgcaacaataacacccacaagtgattcgatttgctttatacatgaactaaacttattcagttcaattcttcataaaaacccatggattcatcacattttgcattggtttggagactaaagcacttctattaacacctgaatttaccattaatttactcctaacaatctctttgaagccatcaagcatccgagtgatgaagatgattgtaTTAGAATTGATGCTATAGAAaaagctattatgaaagtggagaatcaaattcATTTGtctaatcctcttgagaaaactttgatggaagctcttgaagtgctTACCAAAGATCAAGAGATAGAAATTGAAgagtgcttgagaaatcttgaggcATGTGATGAAATAAATCCATTTGAAGCTcaaattgaagaattgaaagatgagcctaaagttgaagaaccaaaggtggagttgaatgtgttaccgtctcatttgaaatatgtgtttctcggtgacaattttactaagccggttatcattaatagtggcttgtctagcaaggaagagcatcgattgaaagaAATATTGACAAAGAAACAAggagcaataggatgggttttatccgatttgaagggtattagtccggcctatttgtatgcataaaattatgttggaagatgattttcggcctgtggcacaacctcaaaggcgattgaatccgaCAATgatagaagttgttagaaaagaggttgtaaAGTTATTAGAGGTCGGGATGATTTATcctatctccgatagcgaatgagTGAGTCCGGTGCATGTAGTTCtgaagaagggtggattgacggttgttagaaatgaaaataatgaattgATCCCTTTGAgaacggtgaccgggtggcgtatgtgtaatGATTGTTAGAGGTTGAACCAAGCTACAAGAAAAGACCATTTTCCATTACCATTTATGGATCAGATGCTAgaaaggttagccggaagaaatttctattgtttcctgGATGGTTATTCCGGATACAATCAAATAatagtgaatccggcggaccatgagaaaactgcttttacatgtccctttggcatttttgcttaccgaagaatgtcgtttggactatgtaatgctcctgcaacatttcaaaggtgcatgcaagctattttctcagatttgatcgagaagtGCATCAAtgtattcatggatgatttttctgtgtacgggtcgtcttttgacttgtgcttgaagaatCTTGACGTGGTGATGGAGCggtgtattgaaacaaatttggttctcaactgggagaaatgtaCTTTCATGGTGACAGATGGGATAGTTCTCggccacaaggtatcttcaaaaGGCCTTGAGGTTGATCCCGCAAAAATCGAAGTTATTGAGAAGCTTCCTCCTCCGGTGAATATGAAAGGCATAAGGAGTTTTTTGGGACACGCTGGGTTCTATAGacgattcatcaaggatttctctaAGGTCGCAAAGCCGTTGAATAATCTGCTCAACAAAGGTACGGAATTtatttttgatgaatcatgtttaaaagctttcctagaactcaaagaaaagttgaccaccacacccataattgtcgctccaaATTGGTCGCTTGATTTTGAACTCACGTGCGATGCGAGCGATTATGCGGTTGGTGCGAttttaggccaaaggaagaacaaaactttccatgctatacattatgcgaagaaagttttgaatgaggcacaggttaactataccactactgaaaaagagttgctcgcaattgtatttgcattgaaGAAGTTTCGTTCTTACCTTAATTGTTCTAAAGTGGTGCATTATACTGATCATCCCGCAATCAAATATCtgctcaccaagcctgat contains:
- the LOC131604595 gene encoding uncharacterized protein LOC131604595 is translated as MERCIETNLVLNWEKCTFMVTDGIVLGHKVSSKGLEVDPAKIEVIEKLPPPVNMKGIRSFLGHAGFYRRFIKDFSKVAKPLNNLLNKDFMGVPPPRRRDKQPLYREEGPILERIQDVVPPSRTTTNNVVAPQRTAAIEGNQVIDLEAANQRAVPVQQEMEED